Proteins from a genomic interval of Piscinibacter sp. HJYY11:
- a CDS encoding protein phosphatase CheZ yields the protein MKMDDMAVLEPAHAPTAGGASPEVFQQLGMITRQLHDTLHQLGVMPKLQDAANNLPDARSRLNYIAEKTGNAANKVLNSVDQAKVEHNSIAAETRRIAAAIVADPVKAVASGSVMNFVGDVEAATARIDQHLTDIMMAQDFHDLTGQVVAKVVSLAADLEDSLVKLLVQAAPPEAQKVIEHTTEKLNGPVVNPEGRTDVVTNQGEVDDLLASLGF from the coding sequence GGCCGTGCTCGAGCCGGCCCACGCCCCCACGGCAGGCGGTGCTTCGCCTGAAGTGTTTCAACAGCTGGGCATGATCACGCGCCAGCTGCACGACACCCTGCACCAGCTGGGCGTGATGCCCAAGCTGCAGGACGCGGCCAACAACCTGCCCGACGCGCGCAGCCGCCTGAACTACATCGCCGAGAAGACCGGCAACGCCGCCAACAAGGTGCTGAACTCGGTCGACCAGGCGAAGGTGGAGCACAACTCGATCGCGGCCGAAACCCGCCGCATCGCCGCCGCCATCGTGGCCGACCCGGTCAAGGCCGTGGCCTCCGGCTCGGTGATGAATTTCGTGGGCGACGTCGAGGCTGCCACCGCGCGCATCGACCAGCACCTGACCGACATCATGATGGCGCAGGACTTTCATGACCTGACCGGCCAGGTCGTCGCCAAGGTGGTGTCGCTTGCGGCCGACCTGGAAGACAGCCTGGTGAAGCTGCTGGTGCAAGCTGCACCGCCGGAAGCCCAGAAGGTCATCGAGCACACGACGGAAAAGCTCAACGGCCCGGTGGTCAACCCCGAAGGCCGGACCGACGTGGTCACGAACCAGGGCGAAGTGGACGACCTGCTGGCAAGCCTCGGGTTCTGA
- a CDS encoding response regulator transcription factor: MIKVLLCDDHALIRRGIRDTLSDAPDIQVIGEAGDYGELRSLMRTVGEADVLVLDINLPGRSGLDVLHVLKDEGTTMRVLVVSMYPEDQYAIRALRAGAYGYVNKGGDPAIIVQAVRTVGQGRKYVTPEIAQMLVESLTTPGAEAAHEKLSDRELQTLVMIASGKRLSDIAEELTLSPKTVSVYRARVLEKLGLSNNSEMTVYAIRNGLVGGE; encoded by the coding sequence ATGATCAAAGTCCTGCTCTGCGACGACCATGCGCTGATCCGGCGCGGCATCCGCGACACGCTCTCCGACGCCCCGGACATCCAGGTGATCGGCGAGGCCGGCGACTACGGCGAGCTGCGCAGCCTGATGCGCACCGTGGGCGAGGCCGACGTGCTGGTGCTCGACATCAACCTGCCGGGGCGCAGCGGGCTCGACGTGCTGCATGTCCTCAAGGATGAAGGGACGACGATGCGGGTGCTGGTGGTGTCGATGTACCCGGAGGACCAGTACGCGATCCGTGCGCTGCGGGCCGGGGCGTACGGGTACGTGAACAAGGGCGGTGACCCGGCCATCATCGTGCAGGCGGTGCGCACGGTGGGGCAGGGGCGCAAGTACGTGACGCCCGAGATTGCGCAGATGCTGGTGGAGTCGTTGACCACGCCTGGGGCCGAGGCGGCGCATGAGAAGCTGTCGGATCGGGAGTTGCAGACGCTGGTGATGATCGCGTCCGGGAAGCGCTTGTCCGACATTGCCGAAGAGCTGACCTTGTCGCCCAAGACGGTGTCGGTGTACCGGGCTCGGGTGCTGGAGAAGCTCGGGCTTTCCAACAACTCGGAGATGACGGTCTACGCGATCCGCAACGGGCTGGTGGGCGGCGAGTAG